A region from the Solea senegalensis isolate Sse05_10M unplaced genomic scaffold, IFAPA_SoseM_1 scf7180000014870, whole genome shotgun sequence genome encodes:
- the LOC122761673 gene encoding eukaryotic peptide chain release factor subunit 1: MADDPSAADRNVEIWKIKKLIKSLEAARGNGTSMISLIIPPKDQISRVAKMLADEFGTASNIKSRVNRLSVLGAITSVQQRLKLYNKVPPNGLVVYCGTIVTEEGKEKKVNIDFEPFKPINTSLYLCDNKFHTEALTALLSDDSKFGFIVIDGSGALFGTLQGNTREVLHKFTVDLPKKHGRGGQSALRFARLRMEKRHNYVRKVAETAVQLFVSNDKVNVAGMVLAGSADFKTELSQSDMFDPRLQAKVLKLVDISYGGENGFNQAIELSAEVLSNVKFIQEKKLIGRYFDEISQDTGKYCFGVEDTLKALEMGAVEILIVYENLDTMRYILRVHGAESNGAENDEKTLYLTPEQEKDKSHFTDKETGQEHELIESMPLLEWFANNYKKFGATLEIVTDKSQEGSQFVKGFGGIGGILRYRVDFQGMEYQGEDDEFFDLDDY; this comes from the exons TAATGGCACCAGTATGATCTCACTAATCATCCCTCCTAAGGACCAGATATCCAGAGTGGCCAAAATGTTGGCTGATGAGTTTGGCACTGCCTCCAACATCAAGAGCCGAGTCAACAGGCTCTCTGTACTTGGGGCCATCACCTCTGTACAACAAAGACTAAAACTCTACAATAAGG TGCCACCCAATGGTTTGGTCGTGTACTGTGGCACGATTGTGACAGAGGAAGGCAAGGAGAAGAAAGTCAATATCGACTTTGAGCCTTTTAAGCCAATCAACACATCCCTGTACCTCTGTGACAACAAGTTCCACACTGAG GCATTGACAGCCTTGCTCTCTGACGATAGTAAGTTTGGCTTTATTGTGATCGACGGCAGTGGGGCACTGTTTGGCACCCTGCAGGGCAACACCAGGGAGGTGTTGCACAAATTCACTGTGGACCTACCCAAGAAGCACG GCAGAGGAGGGCAGTCTGCTCTGCGTTTTGCTCGTCTGAGAATGGAGAAGAGACACAACTATGTGAGAAAAGTGGCCGAGACAGCTGTCCAGCTCTTTGTGTCCAACGACAAAGTCAATGTGGCAGGAATGGTTTTGGCTGGTTCAGCTGACTTCAAGACAGAGCTTAGCCAGTCAGACATGTTTGACCCA agGTTACAAGCCAAGGTTCTGAAGCTGGTGGATATCTCCTATGGAGGAGAGAATGGTTTCAACCAGGCTATTGAACTCTCAGCAGAGGTTCTCTCCAATGTCAAGTTCATCCAGGAGAAGAAGCTCATAG GGCGGTACTTTGATGAGATCAGTCAGGACACGGGGAAGTACTGTTTTGGTGTGGAGGACACACTCAAAGCCTTGGAAATGGGAGCCGTAGAGATCCTCATAGTCTATGAGAACTTAGACACCATGCGATATATTCTACGTGTCCATGGGGCTGAGAGCAATGGAGCAGAGAACG ATGAGAAGACTTTGTACTTAACGCCAGAGCAGGAGAAAGACAAGTCTCACTTCACAGACAAGGAG ACGGGGCAAGAACATGAGCTGATTGAGAGCATGCCACTGCTCGAATGGTTTGCCAACAACTACAAGAAATTTGGAGCCACACTGGAGATAGTCACAGACAAGAGCCAGGAAGGGTCCCAGTTCGTCAAGGGCTTTGGAGGCATCGGGG GTATCTTACGGTACAGGGTGGATTTCCAGGGCATGGAGTATCAAGGAGAGGACGATGAGTTCTTTGATTTGGATGACTACTAG